Proteins encoded by one window of Taeniopygia guttata chromosome 1A, bTaeGut7.mat, whole genome shotgun sequence:
- the CBY1 gene encoding protein chibby homolog 1 isoform X3 has protein sequence MPLFGNSFSPKKTPPRKWASLSNLHLLDRSTREVELGLEYGTPTMNLAGQSLKFENGHWVSESGGFLGDRRELQRLRKRNQQLEEENNLLRLKVDILLDMV, from the exons ATGCCCCTCTTTGGGAACTCCTTCAGCCCGAAGAAGACCCCCCCGAGGAAATGGGCCTCGCTGTCCAACCTGCACCTG ctggatAGATCCACCCGTGAGGTTGAGCTGGGCCTGGAATACGGCACCCCCACAATGAACCTCGCTGGCCAGAGCCTGAAGTTCGAAAATGGCCACTGGGTTTCAG AATCAGGAGGCTTCCTGGGGGATCGCAGGGAACTGCAACGCTTGCGCAAACGaaaccagcagctggaggaagaAAACAACCTACTTCGGCTCAAAGTGGACATTCTGCTGGACATG GTGTAA
- the CBY1 gene encoding protein chibby homolog 1 isoform X1 produces MPLFGNSFSPKKTPPRKWASLSNLHLLDRSTREVELGLEYGTPTMNLAGQSLKFENGHWVSESGGFLGDRRELQRLRKRNQQLEEENNLLRLKVDILLDMLSETTAESHLMEKELEELKQHSRRKK; encoded by the exons ATGCCCCTCTTTGGGAACTCCTTCAGCCCGAAGAAGACCCCCCCGAGGAAATGGGCCTCGCTGTCCAACCTGCACCTG ctggatAGATCCACCCGTGAGGTTGAGCTGGGCCTGGAATACGGCACCCCCACAATGAACCTCGCTGGCCAGAGCCTGAAGTTCGAAAATGGCCACTGGGTTTCAG AATCAGGAGGCTTCCTGGGGGATCGCAGGGAACTGCAACGCTTGCGCAAACGaaaccagcagctggaggaagaAAACAACCTACTTCGGCTCAAAGTGGACATTCTGCTGGACATG CTCTCTGAGACCACTGCCGAGTCCCACCTCAtggaaaaggagctggaggagctgaagCAGCACAGCCGGAGGAAGAAGTGA
- the TOMM22 gene encoding mitochondrial import receptor subunit TOM22 homolog, whose product MAAAASLSPEELLPKGGAGKAEELEDELEEEEEDDEELDETLAERLWGLTEMFPESVRSAAGATFDLSLTVAQKMYRFSRAALWIGTTSFMILVLPVVFETEKLQMEQQQQLQQRQILLGPNTGLSGGMPGALPPLSGKI is encoded by the exons ATGGCGGCCGCGGCGTCCCTGTCCccggaggagctgctgcccaagGGCGGCGCGGGCAaggctgaggagctggaggacGAGctcgaggaggaggaggaggacgacGAGGAG CTGGACGAGACGCTGGCGGAGCGGCTGTGGGGACTCACGGAGATGTTCCCCGAGAGCGTCCGATCTGCGGCAGGGGCTACGTTCGACCTGTCGCTGACGGTAGCGCAGAAGATGTACAG ATTCTCTAGGGCAGCTCTGTGGATTGGGACCACCTCCTTCATGATTCTGGTTCTTCCTGTCGTCTTTGAAACCGAAAAACTGCAGATggagcaacagcagcagctgcagcagcgaCAG atcCTCCTCGGACCCAACACAGGGCTCTCAGGGGGAATGCCAGGGGCCCTGCCTCCGCTGTCTGGAAAAATCTAA
- the JOSD1 gene encoding josephin-1 — protein MSCVPWKGDKTKSELPEPSQLPPQHIYHEKQRRELCALHALNNVFQDSNAFTRETLQEIFQRLSPNTMVTPHKKSMLGNGNYDVNVIMAALQTKGYEAVWWDKRRDVNAIALSNVMGFIMNLPSSLCWGPLKLPLKRQHWICVREVGGTYYNLDSKLKVPEWIGGESELRKFLKHQLRGKNCELLLVVPEEVEAHQTWRADV, from the exons ATGAGTTGTGTGCCATGGAAAGGTGACAAGACCAAATCGGAATtgccagagccatcccagctACCGCCACAGCACATTTACCATGAGAAGCAACGTAGGGAGCTGTGTGCCCTCCATGCCCTCAACAATGTCTTCCAGGACAGCAACGCCTTCACTAGGGAAACCCTGCAGGAGATTTTCCAGAG gCTGTCTCCCAACACCATGGTGACCCCCCACAAGAAGAGCATGCTGGGGAATGGGAACTATGATGTGAACGTGATCATGGCAGCACTTCAGACCAAAGGCTATGAGGCAGTTTGGTGGGATAAACGCAG GGATGTTAATGCCATTGCCCTGTCTAATGTGATGGGCTTTATCATGAATCTGCCCTCCAGCCTTTGCTGGGGCCCGCTGAAGCTCCCCCTCAAGCGACAGCACTGGATCTGTGTCCGGGAGGTGGGAGGCACCTATTACAACCTCGACTCCAAGCTCAAGGTGCCCGAGTGGATTGGAGGTGAAAGTGAGCTCAG GAAATTTTTGAAACACCAGCTGAGAGGAAAGAACTGTGAACTCCTATTGGTGGTGCCAGAGGAAGTGGAAGCACATCAGACATGGAGAGCTGACGTGTGA
- the CBY1 gene encoding protein chibby homolog 1 isoform X2: MPLFGNSFSPKKTPPRKWASLSNLHLLDRSTREVELGLEYGTPTMNLAGQSLKFENGHWVSESGGFLGDRRELQRLRKRNQQLEEENNLLRLKVDILLDMNMAFFLPLCPLPQLRN; encoded by the exons ATGCCCCTCTTTGGGAACTCCTTCAGCCCGAAGAAGACCCCCCCGAGGAAATGGGCCTCGCTGTCCAACCTGCACCTG ctggatAGATCCACCCGTGAGGTTGAGCTGGGCCTGGAATACGGCACCCCCACAATGAACCTCGCTGGCCAGAGCCTGAAGTTCGAAAATGGCCACTGGGTTTCAG AATCAGGAGGCTTCCTGGGGGATCGCAGGGAACTGCAACGCTTGCGCAAACGaaaccagcagctggaggaagaAAACAACCTACTTCGGCTCAAAGTGGACATTCTGCTGGACATG AATATGGCATTTTTCTTGCCACTCTGTCCTCTGCCCCAGCTAAGAAACTGA